The Lycium ferocissimum isolate CSIRO_LF1 chromosome 1, AGI_CSIRO_Lferr_CH_V1, whole genome shotgun sequence genome includes a region encoding these proteins:
- the LOC132052459 gene encoding mediator of RNA polymerase II transcription subunit 33A-like isoform X2, with protein sequence MAILSIQQSSLYDGVIELTKSAQLSGTDPLMWAIQLSSTLNSAGISMPSIDVAKLLVNHICWSNNVAIAWKFLEKALALRIVPPMFVLALLSNRVISTRRSYPGAYRLYMELLKRYAFSLPSLINGPNYQKIMEAINDTLHLSQLFGLKGSESGLVVVEFVFAIVWELLDASLDDEGLLELTAEKKSRWPITSQDMGLNNHNGFAGGRTEKHEVLCQMNTVMAIEIIGEFFQDKVTSAILYLARTNLSTHWESFTQNLRLLVSKSSALRNSKNLSLEALVQLTSDNRVVLSRKCKTSSHKRFHSVMASGSLVSSADQCHGASPSVLWLPIDLFLEDTMDGSQVAATSAAETLTGLVKALQAVNSSTWQDTFLGLWIAALRLVNRERDSSEGPVPRLDTCLCLLLSITPLAIVNLLEEAEMNCSSTNQKKESSRKRHEDLVSSLQQLDEYEGLLTPPLPAAPLANLAAAKAMMFLSGLSVGSGYFEGMSLNDLPVNCAGNLRHLIVEACIARNILDTSAYLWPGYVKGRCNQVSRSVSSQIPGWSSLMKGSPLTLPMVSSLVSTPASSLAEIEKIYEIAVNGSDDDKISAATILCGASLARGWNIQEHTVLFITRLLSPPVPANYSGTESHLIGYAGFLNVLLIGVSSVDCVQIFSLHGLVPQLAGALMPICEAFGSCAPTVKWTVMSEEISSHAVFSNAFTLLLKLWRFDQPPLEHVMDVVPVGAHLTPEYLLLVRNSQLTSSDDLQRNQSKIKRLSRLSSPLSGEPIFLDSFPKLTLWYRQHQACIASPLSGLVPGTPVHQIVEALLNFMFRKINRTGQSLTSTTSGSSSSSGPGNEDVFLHLKLPAWDILEAIPFVLDAALTSCGHGRLSPRELATGLKDLADFLPGSLATIVSYFSAEVTRGIWKVASMNGTDWPSPAANLATVEQQIKKILAATGVNVPSLTVGGNSPATLPLPLAALVSLTITYKLDRSTDRFLNLMGPALSNLATGCPWPCMPVMVALWAQKVKRWSDFLVFSASRTVFHHNRDAVVQLLRMCFAATLGLSTSSIASNGGVGALLGHGFGSHFSGGISPVAPGILYLRVHRAVPNVMFMTEEVVSLLMHSVRDIARSGVPAEKLEKLKKSKCGMRYGQISLAAALTRVKLAASLGASLVWITGGVGLVQSLIKETLPSWFIAAHGSEPRGGMSGGLVAKLGGYALAYLAVLSGTFAWGVDSSSPASKRRSSILEAHLAFLAGALDGKISLGCNKATWRAYFSGFVSLVVGCTPSWLLEVDVEVLKRLSLGLKHWDEEELALALLGSSGIGAMGTTAEMIIEGGINFIR encoded by the exons ATGGCTATTTTATCCATACAACAATCAAGCTTATATGATGGAGTAATTGaactcacaaagtcagctcaaTTGAGTGGTACTGACCCATTAATGTGGGCCATACAACTTTCTTCAACACTTAACTCTGCTGGAATATCCATGCCTTCCATTGATGTTGCGAAACTTCTTGTTAATCATATTTGTTGGAGTAATAATGTTGCTATTGCTTGGAAGTTTCTCGAGAAAGCTTTGGCTCTTCGTATTGTTCCTCCTATGTTTGTTCTCGCCCTTCTTTCCAACAG AGTGATCTCTACTCGAAGGAGCTATCCAGGGGCATACAGGCTTTATATGGAACTTCTGAAAAGATACGCCTTTTCATTGCCATCTCTGATTAATGGTCCAAATTATCAAAA GATCATGGAAGCAATAAATGATACATTACATCTTTCCCAGTTATTTGGACTTAAGGGGTCCGAAAGTGGTCTAGTTGTGGTTGAATTTGTTTTTGCAATTGTATGGGAGTTACTTGATGCGTCCCTTGATGATGAAGGATTGCTGGAACTGACTGCTGAAAAGAAGTCTAGGTGGCCTATTACATCTCAAGACATGGGATTGAATAATCATAATGGTTTTGCTGGGGGAAGAACAGAAAAGCATGAAGTATTATGTCAAATGAACACAGTTATGGCTATTGAAATAATTGGTGAATTTTTTCAAGATAAAGTGACTTCCGCAATCCTTTATTTGGCACGCACGAACTT GTCCACGCATTGGGAGTCCTTTACACAGAATTTAAGACTTCTCGTGTCAAAATCATCAGCTttaagaaactctaagaatctTTCTCTGGAGGCTTTGGTGCAGTTAACATCTGATAATCGTGTAGTCCTCTCTAGAAAATGCAAAACAAGCTCACATAAAAGGTTTCATTCTGTAATGGCTTCTGGTTCGCTTGTATCTTCTGCAGATCAGTGTCACGGTGCTAGTCCATCGGTGCTCTGGCTTCCCATTGATCTGTTTCTAGAAGATACCATGGACGGGTCACAAGTAGCGGCTACAAGTGCTGCTGAAACACTCACCG GTTTAGTGAAGGCTCTGCAGGCAGTTAACTCTTCAACTTGGCAGGACACTTTTCTTGGATTATGGATTGCAGCCCTAAGGCTTGTTAATAGA GAAAGGGATTCAAGTGAGGGACCAGTACCTCGCCTGGATACTTGCTTATGCTTGTTGTTGTCGATTACACCACTAGCAATAGTGAATCTTCTTGAAGAGGCGGAAATGAATTGCAGCTCTACCAATCAAAAGAAAGAGTCTTCCAGAAAACGTCACGAAGACTTGGTATCTAGCCTTCAGCAACTTGACGAATATGAAGGCTTGCTGACCCCACCATTGCCTGCTGCTCCATTGGCAAATCTAGCTGCCGCAAAAGCAATGATGTTCCTTTCAGGTCTAAGTGTTGGTAGTGGCTATTTTGAGGGAATGAGCTTGAACGACTTGCCTGTCAATTGTG CTGGAAACCTGCGACACTTAATTGTCGAAGCCTGCATTGCCAGAAACATTTTGGACACCTCTGCTTATTTGTGGCCCGGATATGTAAAAGGTAGATGCAATCAAGTTTCTCGTAGCGTCTCGAGTCAAATACCTGGCTGGTCATCATTGATGAAGGGGTCTCCCTTAACTCTGCCCATGGTCAGCTCTTTGGTATCAACACCAGCATCAAG TTTAgcagaaatagagaaaatatatgaaattgctGTCAATGGCTCGGATGATGACAAGATTTCTGCTGCTACTATTCTCTGTGGTGCCTCTCTTGCTCGTGGTTGGAATATACAG GAACATACTGTTCTGTTCATCACCAGGTTGCTTTCCCCTCCTGTTCCTGCTAATTATTCTGGAACTGAAAGCCATTTGATTGGTTATGCTGGATTCCTGAATGTTCTTCTCATCGGAGTGTCATCTGTTGATTGTGTTCAGATCTTTTCTCTGCACGGATTG GTTCCACAACTTGCTGGTGCATTGATGCCAATTTGTGAAGCCTTTGGTTCATGTGCACCCACCGTGAAATGGACTGTAATGTCTGAAGAAATTTCTTCACATGCCGTCTTCTCAAATGCATTTACTCTTCTGCTGAAACTGTGGAGGTTTGATCAGCCGCCTCTTGAgcatgttatggatgttgttccgGTTGGAGCCCATCTAACTCCTGAATACCTTTTACTGGTGCGCAACTCCCAGTTGACATCCTCTGATGATCTGCAGAGAAATCAAAGCAAAATCAAGCGGCTCTCTAGACTTTCAAGTCCATTATCTGGAGAACCCATATTTCTTGAttcttttccaaaattaacACTTTGGTACAGGCAACATCAAGCATGCATTGCTTCACCTCTCTCAGGACTTGTCCCTGGAACTCCTGTTCATCAGATTGTTGAAGCACTGTTGAACTTCATGTTCAGAAAAATAAATAGAACAGGTCAGTCCCTGACATCAACTACTTCTGGAAGCAGTAGCTCATCAGGGCCTGGAAATGAAGATGTATTTCTCCACCTTAAGCTGCCTGCATGGGATATTCTGGAAGCTATTCCTTTTGTGCTTGATGCTGCTCTCACAAGCTGTGGTCATGGTAGATTGTCACCACGTGAACTAGCTACAG GTCTTAAGGATCTGGCCGATTTTCTCCCAGGTTCTTTGGCAACAATTGTAAGCTACTTTTCAGCTGAAGTGACACGGGGTATCTGGAAGGTTGCTTCTATGAATGGAACTGATTGGCCTAGCCCAGCTGCAAATTTAGCAACAGTGGAGCAACAgataaagaaaattttagcTGCAACTGGTGTGAATGTTCCAAGTCTCACCGTAG GTGGAAATTCTCCAGCTACCCTTCCATTGCCCCTGGCAGCCCTTGTGAGCCTCACCATTACATACAAACTTGATAGATCGACTGACCGCTTTCTGAACTTAATGGGCCCAGCCTTGAGTAATTTGGCTACAGGTTGTCCTTGGCCCTGCATGCCTGTCATGGTTGCTCTATGGGCCCAAAAGGTGAAGCGCTGGAGTgactttcttgttttctctgcATCACGGACCGTGTTCCACCACAATAGGGATGCAGTGGTTCAACTGCTTAGGATGTGCTTTGCAGCTACACTAGGTCTAAGTACATCTTCCATTGCAAGCAACGGCGGTGTAGGTGCACTTCTTGGTCATGGTTTTGGCTCTCATTTTTCTGGTGGCATCTCTCCTGTTGCCCCTGGTATTCTCTACTTACGTGTCCATAGAGCTGTCCCAAATGTCATGTTTATGACAGAAGAAGTTGTTTCCCTTTTGATGCATTCCGTCAGAGATATTGCACGCAGTGGAGTACCTGCTGAGAAGTTGGAGAAACTCAAGAAAAGTAAATGCGGTATGAGGTATGGTCAGATTTCTCTTGCTGCAGCATTGACTCGTGTAAAGCTTGCAGCGTCACTGGGTGCTTCATTAGTTTGGATCACAGGTGGCGTAGGTTTGGTCCAATCATTGATTAAAGAAACTTTGCCATCTTGGTTCATAGCAGCACATGGGTCAGAGCCCCGTGGCGGTATGTCAGGAGGGCTAGTTGCAAAGCTGGGGGGTTATGCCCTTGCTTACTTAGCAGTGCTGTCTGGAACATTTGCATGGGGAGTGGATTCGTCATCACCTGCATCCAAGCGGCGGTCAAGTATTCTTGAGGCACACTTGGCATTCCTTGCCGGTGCTCTAGATGGGAAAATATCCCTCGGTTGCAACAAAGCTACCTGGAGAGCTTATTTTTCAGGGTTCGTCAGCTTGGTGGTGGGGTGCACACCAAGTTGGTTGCTAGAGGTGGATGTAGAGGTTTTGAAGAGGCTAAGTTTGGGTTTGAAACATTGGGACGAGGAGGAGTTAGCATTGGCTCTTTTGGGTAGCAGTGGTATTGGCGCAATGGGCACCACTGCTGAAATGATTATAGAAGGTGGTATAAACTTCATTAGATGA
- the LOC132052459 gene encoding mediator of RNA polymerase II transcription subunit 33A-like isoform X1, whose product MAMVSMQESNLYDVVIELTKSAQLSGTNPLMWAIQLSSTLNSAGHSMPSIDVAELLVNHICWSNNIAIAWKFLEKALALRIVPPMFVLALLSNRVISTRRSYPGAYRLYMELLKRYAFSLPSLINGPNYQKIMEAINDTLHLSQLFGLKGSESGLVVVEFVFAIVWELLDASLDDEGLLELTAEKKSRWPITSQDMGLNNHNGFAGGRTEKHEVLCQMNTVMAIEIIGEFFQDKVTSAILYLARTNLSTHWESFTQNLRLLVSKSSALRNSKNLSLEALVQLTSDNRVVLSRKCKTSSHKRFHSVMASGSLVSSADQCHGASPSVLWLPIDLFLEDTMDGSQVAATSAAETLTGLVKALQAVNSSTWQDTFLGLWIAALRLVNRERDSSEGPVPRLDTCLCLLLSITPLAIVNLLEEAEMNCSSTNQKKESSRKRHEDLVSSLQQLDEYEGLLTPPLPAAPLANLAAAKAMMFLSGLSVGSGYFEGMSLNDLPVNCAGNLRHLIVEACIARNILDTSAYLWPGYVKGRCNQVSRSVSSQIPGWSSLMKGSPLTLPMVSSLVSTPASSLAEIEKIYEIAVNGSDDDKISAATILCGASLARGWNIQEHTVLFITRLLSPPVPANYSGTESHLIGYAGFLNVLLIGVSSVDCVQIFSLHGLVPQLAGALMPICEAFGSCAPTVKWTVMSEEISSHAVFSNAFTLLLKLWRFDQPPLEHVMDVVPVGAHLTPEYLLLVRNSQLTSSDDLQRNQSKIKRLSRLSSPLSGEPIFLDSFPKLTLWYRQHQACIASPLSGLVPGTPVHQIVEALLNFMFRKINRTGQSLTSTTSGSSSSSGPGNEDVFLHLKLPAWDILEAIPFVLDAALTSCGHGRLSPRELATGLKDLADFLPGSLATIVSYFSAEVTRGIWKVASMNGTDWPSPAANLATVEQQIKKILAATGVNVPSLTVGGNSPATLPLPLAALVSLTITYKLDRSTDRFLNLMGPALSNLATGCPWPCMPVMVALWAQKVKRWSDFLVFSASRTVFHHNRDAVVQLLRMCFAATLGLSTSSIASNGGVGALLGHGFGSHFSGGISPVAPGILYLRVHRAVPNVMFMTEEVVSLLMHSVRDIARSGVPAEKLEKLKKSKCGMRYGQISLAAALTRVKLAASLGASLVWITGGVGLVQSLIKETLPSWFIAAHGSEPRGGMSGGLVAKLGGYALAYLAVLSGTFAWGVDSSSPASKRRSSILEAHLAFLAGALDGKISLGCNKATWRAYFSGFVSLVVGCTPSWLLEVDVEVLKRLSLGLKHWDEEELALALLGSSGIGAMGTTAEMIIEGGINFIR is encoded by the exons atggCTATGGTGTCCATGCAAGAATCAAACTTATATGATGTAGTAATTGaactcacaaagtcagctcaaTTGAGTGGCACTAATCCATTAATGTGGGCTATCCAACTTTCTTCAACCCTTAACTCTGCTGGACATTCCATGCCTTCCATTGATGTTGCGGAACTTCTTGTTAATCATATTTGTTGGAGTAATAATATTGCTATTGCTTGGAAGTTTCTCGAGAAAGCTTTGGCTCTTCGTATTGTTCCTCCTATGtttgttcttgctcttctttctaacag AGTGATCTCTACTCGAAGGAGCTATCCAGGGGCATACAGGCTTTATATGGAACTTCTGAAAAGATACGCCTTTTCATTGCCATCTCTGATTAATGGTCCAAATTATCAAAA GATCATGGAAGCAATAAATGATACATTACATCTTTCCCAGTTATTTGGACTTAAGGGGTCCGAAAGTGGTCTAGTTGTGGTTGAATTTGTTTTTGCAATTGTATGGGAGTTACTTGATGCGTCCCTTGATGATGAAGGATTGCTGGAACTGACTGCTGAAAAGAAGTCTAGGTGGCCTATTACATCTCAAGACATGGGATTGAATAATCATAATGGTTTTGCTGGGGGAAGAACAGAAAAGCATGAAGTATTATGTCAAATGAACACAGTTATGGCTATTGAAATAATTGGTGAATTTTTTCAAGATAAAGTGACTTCCGCAATCCTTTATTTGGCACGCACGAACTT GTCCACGCATTGGGAGTCCTTTACACAGAATTTAAGACTTCTCGTGTCAAAATCATCAGCTttaagaaactctaagaatctTTCTCTGGAGGCTTTGGTGCAGTTAACATCTGATAATCGTGTAGTCCTCTCTAGAAAATGCAAAACAAGCTCACATAAAAGGTTTCATTCTGTAATGGCTTCTGGTTCGCTTGTATCTTCTGCAGATCAGTGTCACGGTGCTAGTCCATCGGTGCTCTGGCTTCCCATTGATCTGTTTCTAGAAGATACCATGGACGGGTCACAAGTAGCGGCTACAAGTGCTGCTGAAACACTCACCG GTTTAGTGAAGGCTCTGCAGGCAGTTAACTCTTCAACTTGGCAGGACACTTTTCTTGGATTATGGATTGCAGCCCTAAGGCTTGTTAATAGA GAAAGGGATTCAAGTGAGGGACCAGTACCTCGCCTGGATACTTGCTTATGCTTGTTGTTGTCGATTACACCACTAGCAATAGTGAATCTTCTTGAAGAGGCGGAAATGAATTGCAGCTCTACCAATCAAAAGAAAGAGTCTTCCAGAAAACGTCACGAAGACTTGGTATCTAGCCTTCAGCAACTTGACGAATATGAAGGCTTGCTGACCCCACCATTGCCTGCTGCTCCATTGGCAAATCTAGCTGCCGCAAAAGCAATGATGTTCCTTTCAGGTCTAAGTGTTGGTAGTGGCTATTTTGAGGGAATGAGCTTGAACGACTTGCCTGTCAATTGTG CTGGAAACCTGCGACACTTAATTGTCGAAGCCTGCATTGCCAGAAACATTTTGGACACCTCTGCTTATTTGTGGCCCGGATATGTAAAAGGTAGATGCAATCAAGTTTCTCGTAGCGTCTCGAGTCAAATACCTGGCTGGTCATCATTGATGAAGGGGTCTCCCTTAACTCTGCCCATGGTCAGCTCTTTGGTATCAACACCAGCATCAAG TTTAgcagaaatagagaaaatatatgaaattgctGTCAATGGCTCGGATGATGACAAGATTTCTGCTGCTACTATTCTCTGTGGTGCCTCTCTTGCTCGTGGTTGGAATATACAG GAACATACTGTTCTGTTCATCACCAGGTTGCTTTCCCCTCCTGTTCCTGCTAATTATTCTGGAACTGAAAGCCATTTGATTGGTTATGCTGGATTCCTGAATGTTCTTCTCATCGGAGTGTCATCTGTTGATTGTGTTCAGATCTTTTCTCTGCACGGATTG GTTCCACAACTTGCTGGTGCATTGATGCCAATTTGTGAAGCCTTTGGTTCATGTGCACCCACCGTGAAATGGACTGTAATGTCTGAAGAAATTTCTTCACATGCCGTCTTCTCAAATGCATTTACTCTTCTGCTGAAACTGTGGAGGTTTGATCAGCCGCCTCTTGAgcatgttatggatgttgttccgGTTGGAGCCCATCTAACTCCTGAATACCTTTTACTGGTGCGCAACTCCCAGTTGACATCCTCTGATGATCTGCAGAGAAATCAAAGCAAAATCAAGCGGCTCTCTAGACTTTCAAGTCCATTATCTGGAGAACCCATATTTCTTGAttcttttccaaaattaacACTTTGGTACAGGCAACATCAAGCATGCATTGCTTCACCTCTCTCAGGACTTGTCCCTGGAACTCCTGTTCATCAGATTGTTGAAGCACTGTTGAACTTCATGTTCAGAAAAATAAATAGAACAGGTCAGTCCCTGACATCAACTACTTCTGGAAGCAGTAGCTCATCAGGGCCTGGAAATGAAGATGTATTTCTCCACCTTAAGCTGCCTGCATGGGATATTCTGGAAGCTATTCCTTTTGTGCTTGATGCTGCTCTCACAAGCTGTGGTCATGGTAGATTGTCACCACGTGAACTAGCTACAG GTCTTAAGGATCTGGCCGATTTTCTCCCAGGTTCTTTGGCAACAATTGTAAGCTACTTTTCAGCTGAAGTGACACGGGGTATCTGGAAGGTTGCTTCTATGAATGGAACTGATTGGCCTAGCCCAGCTGCAAATTTAGCAACAGTGGAGCAACAgataaagaaaattttagcTGCAACTGGTGTGAATGTTCCAAGTCTCACCGTAG GTGGAAATTCTCCAGCTACCCTTCCATTGCCCCTGGCAGCCCTTGTGAGCCTCACCATTACATACAAACTTGATAGATCGACTGACCGCTTTCTGAACTTAATGGGCCCAGCCTTGAGTAATTTGGCTACAGGTTGTCCTTGGCCCTGCATGCCTGTCATGGTTGCTCTATGGGCCCAAAAGGTGAAGCGCTGGAGTgactttcttgttttctctgcATCACGGACCGTGTTCCACCACAATAGGGATGCAGTGGTTCAACTGCTTAGGATGTGCTTTGCAGCTACACTAGGTCTAAGTACATCTTCCATTGCAAGCAACGGCGGTGTAGGTGCACTTCTTGGTCATGGTTTTGGCTCTCATTTTTCTGGTGGCATCTCTCCTGTTGCCCCTGGTATTCTCTACTTACGTGTCCATAGAGCTGTCCCAAATGTCATGTTTATGACAGAAGAAGTTGTTTCCCTTTTGATGCATTCCGTCAGAGATATTGCACGCAGTGGAGTACCTGCTGAGAAGTTGGAGAAACTCAAGAAAAGTAAATGCGGTATGAGGTATGGTCAGATTTCTCTTGCTGCAGCATTGACTCGTGTAAAGCTTGCAGCGTCACTGGGTGCTTCATTAGTTTGGATCACAGGTGGCGTAGGTTTGGTCCAATCATTGATTAAAGAAACTTTGCCATCTTGGTTCATAGCAGCACATGGGTCAGAGCCCCGTGGCGGTATGTCAGGAGGGCTAGTTGCAAAGCTGGGGGGTTATGCCCTTGCTTACTTAGCAGTGCTGTCTGGAACATTTGCATGGGGAGTGGATTCGTCATCACCTGCATCCAAGCGGCGGTCAAGTATTCTTGAGGCACACTTGGCATTCCTTGCCGGTGCTCTAGATGGGAAAATATCCCTCGGTTGCAACAAAGCTACCTGGAGAGCTTATTTTTCAGGGTTCGTCAGCTTGGTGGTGGGGTGCACACCAAGTTGGTTGCTAGAGGTGGATGTAGAGGTTTTGAAGAGGCTAAGTTTGGGTTTGAAACATTGGGACGAGGAGGAGTTAGCATTGGCTCTTTTGGGTAGCAGTGGTATTGGCGCAATGGGCACCACTGCTGAAATGATTATAGAAGGTGGTATAAACTTCATTAGATGA